DNA from Halorarum salinum:
GACCGGCGCTGGCTCGTGGTCGGCGTCGGCGTCGTCGGCGTCGGGTGGAACGTCGGCGCCGCGTTCCTCCTCGGCGTGATCGCGGACGCGGCCGTCCGCCGGATCGAGTAACCGTCTTGCCCGTCGGGGCACACGATCACCCCATGGAGACGTGGGCGCGGCTCTTCGAACGGGCCGAGACCGTCGCGGTCGGGATCGAGGACGTCACGGCGGCACTGGAGGACGTCCGCGATGAGTGACCGCCCGGAGCCGTCCCCGGCGCGGGTCGTCGCGGACGCCGACGTGTTGGCCGCGGACCTGCTGGTCGGCGGCGCCGCTCGGGAGGCGCTCGACCACCTCCGCCGCCACTCGTGGACGACCCTCGTCGCGAGCGACGCGCTGCTGGACGACGCGGAGGCCGTGATCGCCGCCCTGGCGGACGCGTCGCTCGCGGCGGACTGGCGCGAGCGCGTCGAGGCGTGGCGCGAGAGGGTCGAGCACCCGGCCGACGACCACCCGGCGCTGGCGTCGGCCTATCGCGGCGGCGCGATGCACGTCCTCTCGTTCGACGAGCGGCTCACCGGGCCGCGAGCGGCGGTCGGGCTCCGGGACCGCTTCCCGGTGAGCGTCCGCGAACCGGCGGCGTTCGCGTCGCTGTTCGACCCGGAGGGCCTCCACGCGGAGGCCGTGGGCGGGGAGTACCCCGGTCCCGATCGGGACCCGCGGGAGTAGCTGACGGGCGGCGCGTCTCGGGTCTCCGCGCCGGTGCGCCGCACGCCCGCCTCGGCCGACGCGGAACCGCGGTCACGTCACGGGGGCGCTGGCCCCGTCTTCGGACAAGAAGGTTCGTCTGCACACGGTCGGTTCCTTCGCTGGCGGGACTCTTCCGTCTCTCGCGGAGGGAGCTGCTCGAAAGTCCTCGCCGTCTCGGCTCCCGCGACCGCCGCTACGCCCCTCGCTCCGTTCGCTCCGCTCACTCCGCCCGGGTGCTCGTGGGGTCCGGGTCGTCGAGACGGTCGCCTCGCTCCCTCGGCGCCCCGTCTCGTTTACACTCAATCGCTACCGCTCCTGAAACCACTCCGCGAACTTCCCGAGCGCCCGGCCCCTGTGGGAGATCGCGTTCTTCTCGGCCGCGCTCATCTCGGCGAACGTCGCCCCGTCGTGCTCGAAGATCGGGTCGTAGCCGAACCCGCCGTCGCCGCGGGGTTCGACGATCCGGCCCCGAACCTCGCCGGCGAAGAGCTTGACGGGGAGCGCGCGGGTCTCCTGCTCGTCCCGGTTCCCGCCCGTCGCGGCGGCGGCGACACGGTCGTCGCGGTCGACCGGGTCCGGGGACGCGTCGAACTCCCCGCCGTCACAGTATGCGAGCACGCAGCGGAACCGCGCGCGGCGCTCGTCGAGTTCGCGGGCGACGAGCCGCTGGACCGCCTCGACGCCGAGGGTGTCCTCCACGAACGCGGAGTACGGGCCGGGGAAGCCGTCGAAGCCGTCGACGAACAGCCCCGCGTCGTCGACGAGCACCGGCTCCCCGGCGTGTCGGTACGCCTCCCTGGCGCCGCGGGCGGCGATCGGTTCGAGGTCGTCCGCCTGCACCTCCGTGTAGTCGAAGTCGAGTTGCTCGACGTCGCCGTCGCCGAGGTACTCGCGGGCCTCCCGC
Protein-coding regions in this window:
- a CDS encoding DUF7384 family protein, with translation MSDRPEPSPARVVADADVLAADLLVGGAAREALDHLRRHSWTTLVASDALLDDAEAVIAALADASLAADWRERVEAWRERVEHPADDHPALASAYRGGAMHVLSFDERLTGPRAAVGLRDRFPVSVREPAAFASLFDPEGLHAEAVGGEYPGPDRDPRE
- a CDS encoding non-canonical purine NTP pyrophosphatase, whose protein sequence is MLRYVTTNEGKVREAREYLGDGDVEQLDFDYTEVQADDLEPIAARGAREAYRHAGEPVLVDDAGLFVDGFDGFPGPYSAFVEDTLGVEAVQRLVARELDERRARFRCVLAYCDGGEFDASPDPVDRDDRVAAAATGGNRDEQETRALPVKLFAGEVRGRIVEPRGDGGFGYDPIFEHDGATFAEMSAAEKNAISHRGRALGKFAEWFQER